In Longimicrobium sp., a genomic segment contains:
- a CDS encoding GAF domain-containing sensor histidine kinase, whose translation MTEITRSIGAAPSEIPEERSEGRSRVSTREALRFLMEAGQTLAGTLDYERALQALADLAVPRVACMCVVDIVEPDGGVRALGIAHVDPTRLPQLQRLVEVRGSRSTSAFAPGLEEEEPMVISPVTGEWLRRNAATEEEREALSRLAPTSLMYVPLLARGSRLGVLALASTRTDRYYQPGDLTLARELGRIASVAIDNARLYGAAQEAVRARDEVLRVVSHDLRNPINTVTQGASYLLEEATQELRDGVFGRTLRTILRSTGRANRMIEDLLDISRIESGRLAIDPAPEPVGPIVREAIETHRGSAEEQGIELGFRLDDPLPPVMADRDRVLQVLGNLLANAVKFTPAGGRVEVGASAEGEEVRWWVEDSGPGIPPEHLPHLFDRFWQARRSDRRGLGLGLAIVKGLVEAHGGRVWVESEPARGSRFQFTLPASRHAGVADDRIHEVA comes from the coding sequence ATGACCGAGATCACGCGCTCCATCGGCGCGGCTCCCTCCGAGATTCCGGAGGAGCGCAGCGAGGGTCGGTCGCGGGTCAGCACGCGGGAGGCGCTCCGTTTCCTCATGGAGGCCGGCCAGACGCTCGCCGGTACGCTGGATTACGAGCGTGCGCTGCAGGCGCTGGCGGACCTGGCCGTTCCGCGCGTGGCCTGCATGTGCGTGGTGGACATCGTCGAGCCGGACGGCGGCGTGCGGGCGCTCGGGATCGCGCACGTGGATCCCACCCGCCTCCCGCAGCTCCAGCGGCTGGTCGAGGTTCGCGGTTCGAGGAGCACCTCGGCCTTCGCACCCGGGCTGGAAGAGGAGGAGCCGATGGTCATCTCCCCGGTCACCGGAGAGTGGCTGCGCCGGAACGCGGCGACGGAAGAGGAACGCGAAGCGCTGAGCCGGCTCGCGCCGACCTCTCTCATGTACGTGCCGCTCCTGGCGCGGGGGAGCCGCCTGGGGGTGCTCGCGCTCGCCTCGACCCGCACCGACCGCTACTACCAGCCGGGCGACCTGACGCTCGCGCGCGAGCTGGGACGGATCGCCTCGGTGGCCATCGACAACGCGCGGCTGTACGGCGCGGCGCAGGAGGCGGTCCGTGCGCGCGACGAGGTGCTTCGTGTGGTGTCGCACGACCTGCGCAACCCGATCAACACGGTCACCCAGGGCGCCTCGTACCTGCTGGAAGAGGCCACGCAGGAGCTCCGGGATGGGGTGTTCGGCCGCACCCTGCGCACCATCCTGCGCTCGACGGGGCGCGCGAACCGGATGATCGAGGACCTGCTCGACATCTCGCGGATCGAGTCGGGCCGGCTGGCCATCGACCCCGCGCCTGAGCCGGTGGGGCCGATCGTGCGCGAGGCGATCGAGACGCACCGGGGGAGCGCCGAGGAGCAGGGGATCGAGCTCGGCTTCCGCCTGGACGACCCGCTTCCCCCGGTGATGGCCGACCGCGACCGCGTCCTCCAGGTGCTCGGCAACCTGCTCGCGAACGCCGTCAAGTTCACCCCCGCCGGCGGGCGGGTCGAGGTGGGGGCGTCCGCGGAGGGAGAAGAGGTACGCTGGTGGGTGGAGGACAGTGGGCCCGGGATCCCGCCGGAGCACCTCCCCCACCTCTTCGACCGGTTCTGGCAGGCCCGCCGGTCCGACCGGCGCGGGCTGGGACTCGGCCTCGCCATCGTGAAGGGGTTGGTGGAAGCGCACGGCGGGCGGGTCTGGGTCGAGAGCGAGCCGGCCCGCGGGAGCAGGTTCCAGTTCACGCTCCCGGCGAGCCGACACGCGGGCGTCGCGGACGACAGAATCCATGAGGTCGCATGA
- a CDS encoding NADPH-dependent FMN reductase: MDTFDRNLVVCGIAGSLRRGSYNHALLREARELAPEGMELRIFDRMAEIPLFNEDVEAAGDPEPVRALKRAIAEADALLIATPEYNHGVPGVLKNAIDWASRPAPGSVLAGKPAAIFGASPGIVGTARAQSQLRQSLVFTDTPTLPQPEVLVYRAHEKFDAEGRLTDETTRRFVGMLLRRLAEWTHRMHRDAEVLAR; the protein is encoded by the coding sequence ATGGACACGTTCGATCGGAACCTCGTCGTCTGCGGCATCGCCGGAAGCCTGCGGAGGGGCTCGTACAACCATGCGTTGCTGCGAGAGGCCCGGGAGCTCGCGCCCGAAGGGATGGAGCTTCGCATCTTCGACCGCATGGCGGAGATCCCCCTCTTCAACGAGGACGTTGAAGCGGCGGGTGACCCGGAGCCCGTGCGGGCGCTGAAGCGAGCGATCGCGGAAGCGGACGCGCTGCTGATCGCGACCCCGGAGTACAACCATGGCGTGCCGGGCGTGCTCAAGAACGCGATCGACTGGGCCTCGCGCCCGGCGCCGGGATCCGTCCTCGCGGGGAAGCCCGCGGCGATCTTCGGCGCGAGCCCCGGAATCGTCGGGACCGCGCGTGCACAATCGCAGCTGAGGCAGTCCTTGGTCTTCACCGACACCCCTACGCTGCCGCAGCCCGAGGTCCTGGTATACCGCGCCCACGAGAAGTTCGACGCCGAGGGCCGGCTCACCGACGAGACGACCCGCCGGTTCGTGGGCATGCTGTTGCGTCGGCTCGCGGAGTGGACGCACCGCATGCACAGGGACGCGGAGGTGCTGGCGCGTTGA
- a CDS encoding DUF6510 family protein, with protein sequence MLPEEMRLDGNAAGGALRELFARDVTAGLATCGGCGGARPVGALLDYGTPLGVVLRCPDCDHVMLRLTQVGGWLRVDLSGIAILALPNVPAS encoded by the coding sequence ATGCTGCCCGAGGAGATGCGGCTGGACGGGAACGCGGCCGGCGGCGCGCTGCGCGAGCTGTTCGCGCGCGACGTGACCGCGGGCCTCGCGACGTGCGGGGGGTGCGGCGGCGCGCGCCCCGTCGGCGCGCTGCTCGACTACGGGACTCCGCTCGGGGTGGTGCTGCGGTGCCCCGACTGCGACCACGTGATGCTGCGGCTGACGCAGGTGGGTGGGTGGCTCCGCGTCGACCTGTCGGGGATCGCGATTCTCGCTCTGCCAAACGTCCCCGCGTCCTGA
- a CDS encoding NAD(P)H-binding protein, whose product MKIVIIGGSGLIGSKLAARLREQGHEVVAASPDSGVNTLTGEGLAEALEGAAVVVDVSNSPSFEDAAVLHFFETATGNLLRAEAAAGVGHHVALSIVGTDLLPESGYMRAKTAQEALIKASAIPWSIVRATQFFEFVARIADGATEGGTVRIAPVLFQPMAAEDVASAVAVVATEAPLNGTVEVAGPEQFRFDELIRQGLSARDDPREVVADPHARYFGTELGERSLVPGPGARLGKTRFGDWLAHSAPPKVDADARPVAVPA is encoded by the coding sequence ATGAAGATCGTGATCATCGGCGGAAGCGGGCTCATCGGGTCCAAGCTCGCCGCCAGGCTCCGCGAGCAGGGCCACGAGGTCGTCGCGGCCTCGCCCGATTCCGGCGTCAACACCCTCACCGGGGAGGGACTGGCCGAGGCCCTCGAGGGTGCGGCGGTCGTCGTCGACGTGTCGAACTCTCCCTCGTTCGAGGACGCGGCGGTGCTGCACTTCTTCGAGACGGCGACCGGCAATCTCCTCCGGGCCGAGGCGGCGGCGGGCGTGGGGCATCACGTGGCGCTGTCGATCGTGGGCACCGACCTGTTGCCGGAGAGCGGCTACATGCGCGCCAAGACCGCCCAGGAGGCGCTGATCAAGGCCTCGGCGATCCCGTGGTCCATCGTCCGCGCGACGCAGTTCTTCGAGTTCGTCGCGCGCATCGCCGACGGAGCGACCGAGGGCGGCACCGTGCGCATCGCGCCCGTGCTGTTCCAGCCGATGGCGGCCGAAGACGTCGCGAGCGCGGTAGCCGTCGTCGCCACGGAAGCCCCGCTGAACGGCACCGTCGAGGTGGCGGGGCCGGAGCAGTTCCGTTTCGACGAGCTGATCCGGCAGGGGCTGAGCGCGCGCGACGATCCGCGCGAGGTCGTGGCCGATCCGCACGCCCGCTACTTCGGCACGGAGCTGGGCGAGCGCTCGCTCGTTCCCGGGCCCGGCGCCCGGCTCGGGAAGACGCGCTTCGGCGACTGGCTCGCTCATTCCGCGCCTCCGAAGGTGGATGCGGATGCACGGCCGGTAGCGGTTCCGGCCTGA
- a CDS encoding alpha/beta fold hydrolase — protein MSTPTTPRASERSPDTIVLVHGFWVTPRSWEHWITHYEAKGYRVLAPAYPGFEVEVEALNADPTPVERLTVPAIIAQLESIIGGLDAPPILMGHSAGGTFVQILLDHGFGAAGVVMNSAPTEGVLVAPWSQIRASFPVLKNPANRHRAVGLTYEQWRYTFTNTFPEEEARATYERYHVPASGGIFWGSVLANFEPGPQETWVDYHNAARPPLLFISGGEDHLMPPIVQHSNAAHYKAETLTEVTVFEGRSHLLPAQRGWEEIADYALSWAQRHAVSPSVEPDAAPTLRLPDAPVLQGAASPS, from the coding sequence ATGTCGACGCCAACCACACCGCGCGCCTCGGAGCGCTCTCCCGACACGATCGTGCTGGTCCACGGCTTCTGGGTGACGCCGCGCAGCTGGGAGCACTGGATCACGCACTACGAGGCGAAGGGCTACCGAGTCCTCGCCCCCGCCTACCCCGGCTTCGAAGTCGAGGTCGAGGCGCTCAACGCCGACCCGACGCCGGTCGAGCGGCTCACGGTCCCCGCGATCATCGCGCAGCTGGAGTCGATCATCGGAGGGCTCGACGCCCCTCCGATTCTCATGGGGCACTCGGCGGGCGGCACGTTCGTGCAGATCCTGCTCGACCACGGCTTCGGCGCCGCGGGGGTGGTGATGAACTCCGCGCCGACCGAGGGCGTCCTCGTCGCGCCGTGGTCGCAGATCCGGGCGTCGTTCCCGGTGCTCAAGAACCCGGCGAACCGGCACCGCGCGGTCGGCCTCACCTACGAGCAGTGGCGCTACACCTTCACGAACACGTTCCCCGAGGAGGAGGCGCGCGCCACGTACGAGCGGTATCACGTGCCCGCGTCGGGCGGCATTTTCTGGGGGAGCGTGCTCGCGAACTTCGAGCCCGGGCCGCAGGAGACGTGGGTCGACTACCACAACGCGGCGCGGCCGCCGCTGCTGTTCATCTCCGGCGGCGAGGACCACCTGATGCCGCCGATCGTGCAGCACTCGAACGCGGCGCACTACAAGGCGGAGACGCTCACCGAGGTGACGGTGTTCGAGGGGCGCTCCCACCTGCTCCCCGCGCAGCGCGGCTGGGAGGAGATCGCCGACTACGCGCTCTCGTGGGCCCAGCGGCACGCGGTCTCGCCGAGCGTGGAGCCTGACGCTGCTCCGACCCTTCGTCTGCCCGACGCGCCGGTGCTGCAGGGCGCGGCCTCGCCGTCGTGA
- a CDS encoding FAD-binding oxidoreductase encodes MSEPRPAVPGGPAPLAWRVATVRGVSPASAHARTLVLDVPAWPGHRAGQHVDVRLVAEDGYQAQRSYSIASAPEDTGVSLTVERLDDGEVSPYLTDVLRPGDGLEVRGPIGGYFAWDVVAGGPLLLVGGGSGVVPLLAMLRHRAHAGAAARARVPARLIYSARTLEAVIDRADIERLEGATEVDVVLTLTRETGMEWTGRRGRVDRGLLAEAGWPPSAAPRAFVCGPTPFVEAVATMLVELGHEPRHVRTERFGPTG; translated from the coding sequence GTGAGCGAGCCGCGCCCGGCCGTGCCCGGCGGTCCGGCGCCGCTCGCGTGGCGCGTGGCGACGGTCCGCGGCGTGTCCCCCGCGTCGGCGCACGCCCGCACGCTGGTGCTCGACGTGCCCGCGTGGCCGGGCCATCGCGCCGGGCAGCACGTCGACGTGCGCCTGGTGGCCGAGGACGGCTACCAGGCGCAGCGCTCGTACTCCATCGCTTCGGCGCCGGAGGACACGGGCGTGTCGCTCACGGTGGAGCGCCTGGACGACGGCGAGGTGTCGCCCTACCTCACGGACGTGCTGCGGCCCGGCGACGGGCTGGAGGTGCGCGGCCCCATCGGCGGTTATTTCGCGTGGGACGTCGTCGCCGGCGGGCCGCTGCTGCTCGTGGGCGGCGGATCGGGCGTCGTGCCGCTCCTGGCCATGCTGCGCCACCGCGCGCACGCCGGCGCCGCGGCGCGGGCACGCGTGCCGGCGCGGCTGATCTACTCCGCCCGCACGCTCGAGGCCGTGATCGACCGCGCGGACATCGAGCGGCTGGAGGGTGCGACGGAGGTGGACGTGGTGCTCACGCTGACGCGCGAGACGGGTATGGAGTGGACGGGCCGCCGCGGACGCGTCGACCGGGGGCTGCTCGCGGAGGCGGGCTGGCCGCCGTCGGCGGCGCCGCGCGCGTTCGTCTGCGGGCCGACGCCGTTCGTCGAAGCGGTCGCGACGATGCTGGTGGAGCTGGGGCACGAGCCGCGACACGTGCGCACGGAGCGCTTCGGCCCCACGGGATGA
- a CDS encoding alpha/beta hydrolase, whose protein sequence is MSEESSLDRRRFLGAAAAAIAAAGLRAADSTDAQSSRTKPADPTTGRNTPFGPLKQIAAGVLNVGYAEDGPAGGRPVILLHGWPYDIHSFVEVTPLLAARGYRVIVPYLRGYGATRFRSDETLRNGQQSALAADIIALMDALRIERAIVGGFDWGARTANIMAALWPERCKAIVSVSGYLIGSREANRMPLPPAAELQWWYQFYFATERGRTGYERYLHDFNRLIWKLASPQWSFDDAMFARSAAAFDNPDHVAIVIHNYRWRLGLAEGEARYDDFERRLAAAPVITVPAITLEGDANGAPHPDPSAYAAKFSGRYAHRTLTGGIGHNLPQEAPAAFAQAVVEVDGF, encoded by the coding sequence ATGTCCGAAGAAAGCAGCCTCGACCGCCGCCGCTTCCTGGGCGCCGCCGCGGCGGCCATCGCCGCCGCCGGGCTCCGCGCGGCCGACTCCACGGACGCGCAGTCGAGCAGGACGAAGCCGGCAGATCCGACCACGGGGAGGAATACGCCGTTCGGCCCGCTGAAACAGATCGCTGCCGGCGTCCTGAACGTCGGCTACGCGGAAGACGGCCCCGCCGGCGGCCGCCCGGTGATCCTGCTCCACGGCTGGCCTTACGACATCCACAGCTTCGTCGAGGTCACACCGTTGTTGGCGGCGAGGGGCTACCGGGTCATCGTACCGTATCTGCGAGGCTATGGGGCGACGCGCTTTCGTTCGGATGAGACGCTCCGGAACGGCCAACAATCGGCGCTCGCGGCCGACATCATCGCCCTGATGGATGCGCTGAGGATCGAGCGGGCGATCGTCGGCGGCTTCGATTGGGGAGCGCGGACGGCCAACATCATGGCGGCGCTCTGGCCGGAGCGCTGCAAGGCGATCGTCTCCGTGAGCGGCTATCTGATCGGCAGCCGGGAAGCCAACCGGATGCCATTGCCGCCTGCCGCCGAGCTCCAGTGGTGGTACCAGTTCTATTTCGCCACCGAACGCGGCCGCACGGGCTACGAACGATACCTGCACGATTTCAACCGGCTCATCTGGAAGCTGGCTTCACCGCAGTGGAGCTTCGACGATGCCATGTTCGCGCGCAGCGCGGCGGCGTTCGACAACCCGGACCACGTAGCCATCGTGATCCACAACTACCGCTGGCGGCTCGGCCTGGCAGAGGGCGAGGCGCGGTATGACGACTTCGAACGGCGCCTGGCCGCGGCTCCGGTGATCACCGTGCCGGCCATCACCCTGGAGGGCGACGCCAACGGCGCGCCGCACCCGGATCCCAGCGCCTACGCCGCGAAGTTTTCGGGAAGATACGCCCACCGGACCCTTACGGGCGGCATCGGGCACAACCTGCCCCAGGAAGCTCCGGCGGCCTTTGCCCAGGCCGTGGTCGAAGTCGACGGGTTTTGA
- a CDS encoding YceH family protein has product MNSPLTDVAVRILGALLEKEVTTPEYYPLSLNALLAACNQTTNRDPVMRLDEDTAWHAIIALRRGGLLHQIQPVGSRVTKFQHLMAEELKLDPRQLAALGVLMLRGPQTPGELHARTARLASFADIADLEGVLESLIAREPEPLVARLPRRPGQKEVRYAHLLGGEPAEADAPGMADEPALPTRRADAEDDRIAALERTVEALRAEVAALRAELDAFRAQFQ; this is encoded by the coding sequence GTGAACTCTCCGCTCACCGATGTCGCGGTACGAATCCTCGGCGCTCTCCTCGAGAAGGAGGTGACGACCCCGGAATACTATCCGCTTTCGCTGAACGCGCTCCTGGCGGCGTGCAACCAGACGACCAACCGGGACCCCGTCATGCGGCTCGACGAAGACACGGCGTGGCACGCCATCATCGCCCTCCGCCGCGGTGGCCTGCTGCACCAGATCCAGCCGGTGGGCTCGCGCGTGACCAAGTTCCAGCACCTGATGGCGGAAGAGCTGAAGCTCGACCCGCGCCAGCTCGCGGCGCTCGGCGTGCTGATGCTGCGCGGCCCGCAGACGCCGGGCGAGCTGCATGCTCGGACCGCGCGGCTTGCGTCGTTCGCCGATATCGCCGACCTGGAGGGGGTGCTGGAGTCGCTGATCGCGCGCGAGCCGGAGCCGCTCGTCGCGCGGCTCCCCCGCCGGCCTGGACAGAAGGAGGTCCGTTACGCGCACCTGCTCGGCGGCGAGCCCGCGGAGGCCGATGCGCCCGGAATGGCGGACGAGCCGGCCCTCCCCACCCGCCGCGCGGATGCGGAGGACGACCGGATCGCGGCGCTGGAACGGACGGTGGAGGCGCTGCGGGCGGAGGTCGCGGCCCTGCGCGCCGAGCTCGACGCGTTCCGCGCGCAATTTCAATAG
- a CDS encoding FAD-dependent oxidoreductase, which produces MSEIAPALGGTVSARIDHAFPSLTPTQVARLAVHGRARPIHRGEVLVEPGDRAIPFFVVTHGHVEIVRPSAAGEELVVTHGPGGFTGEAALLAGRPSLVRARASEAGEVIELDRETLLSLMRTDVELGEILLRAFILRRVELVARGIGDTVLLGSEHCAGTLRVKEFLTRNGHPYAYVDLDRDEGVEELLAQFHVAAADVPVLIWRGEVVLRNPGNQEIAARLGFNEAVDPAHLRDVVIVGGGPAGLAAAVYGASEGLDVLVLEADSPGGQAGTSSRIENYLGFPTGISGLDLTGRAYAQAQKFGAQVMIARGAGELVCDRKPFMVVMNDGARVPTRTVVIATGAEYRKPPGPDLARFVGAGVYYAATAMESQMCRGEEVIVVGGGNSAGQAAVFLAQTSGRVHMLVRSGGLAASMSRYLVQRIEDNPAIEVRTHAELVAVEGEDHLERVRWRHNQTGDTGTLDVRHVFVMAGATPNTRWLDGCVALDAKGFIKTGPDLSPEDLAAARWPLARAPHLLETSLPGVFAVGDVRSGNIKRVASAVGEGSIAIAFVHQVLKE; this is translated from the coding sequence ATGAGCGAGATCGCTCCGGCACTGGGCGGGACCGTGAGCGCGCGGATCGATCACGCGTTCCCGAGTCTCACCCCCACCCAGGTCGCGCGGCTCGCCGTGCACGGGCGCGCGCGCCCGATCCACCGCGGCGAGGTGCTGGTCGAGCCGGGGGATCGCGCGATTCCCTTCTTCGTGGTCACGCACGGGCACGTGGAGATCGTCCGGCCCTCCGCGGCCGGCGAGGAGCTCGTGGTCACGCACGGGCCGGGCGGGTTCACCGGCGAGGCGGCCCTGCTCGCCGGCCGGCCCTCGCTCGTGCGGGCGAGAGCGAGCGAGGCGGGCGAGGTGATCGAGCTAGACCGCGAGACGCTCCTGTCGCTCATGCGCACCGACGTGGAGCTCGGGGAGATCCTCCTGCGGGCCTTCATCCTGCGCCGGGTGGAGCTGGTCGCGCGCGGAATCGGAGACACCGTGCTGCTGGGGTCGGAGCACTGCGCCGGAACGCTGCGCGTGAAGGAGTTCCTGACGCGCAACGGGCATCCGTACGCCTACGTCGACCTCGACCGCGACGAGGGCGTGGAGGAGCTCCTGGCGCAGTTCCACGTCGCCGCCGCCGACGTGCCGGTGCTGATCTGGCGCGGCGAGGTCGTGCTGCGCAATCCCGGCAACCAGGAGATCGCCGCGCGGCTCGGGTTCAACGAGGCCGTCGACCCGGCGCACCTCCGGGACGTGGTGATCGTGGGCGGCGGGCCGGCCGGGCTGGCCGCGGCCGTGTACGGCGCCTCGGAGGGGCTGGACGTGCTGGTGCTCGAGGCGGACTCGCCGGGAGGACAGGCCGGGACGAGCTCGAGGATCGAGAACTACCTGGGCTTTCCCACCGGCATCTCGGGGCTGGACCTGACCGGGCGCGCGTATGCCCAGGCGCAGAAGTTCGGCGCCCAGGTGATGATCGCGCGGGGTGCCGGGGAGCTCGTCTGCGATCGGAAGCCCTTCATGGTCGTGATGAACGACGGTGCGCGGGTGCCCACGCGCACGGTGGTGATCGCGACCGGCGCGGAGTACCGGAAGCCGCCCGGGCCGGACCTGGCGCGGTTCGTGGGCGCCGGCGTGTACTACGCCGCCACCGCCATGGAATCGCAGATGTGCCGGGGCGAGGAGGTGATCGTGGTGGGGGGAGGCAACTCCGCCGGCCAGGCCGCGGTCTTCCTGGCCCAGACGTCCGGCCGGGTGCACATGCTGGTCCGCTCCGGCGGGCTGGCGGCCAGCATGTCGCGCTACCTGGTCCAGCGGATCGAGGACAATCCCGCCATCGAGGTGCGGACCCACGCGGAACTCGTCGCGGTTGAAGGCGAGGACCACCTGGAGCGCGTCCGCTGGCGGCACAACCAGACCGGGGACACCGGCACGCTCGACGTCCGCCACGTCTTCGTCATGGCGGGCGCCACCCCCAACACCCGCTGGCTGGACGGGTGCGTGGCGCTGGACGCGAAGGGGTTCATCAAGACGGGACCGGACCTCTCGCCCGAGGACCTGGCGGCCGCGCGCTGGCCGCTCGCCCGGGCTCCCCACCTCCTGGAGACGAGCCTGCCGGGGGTGTTCGCCGTGGGCGACGTGCGCAGCGGCAACATCAAGCGGGTGGCGTCGGCGGTGGGAGAGGGATCGATCGCCATCGCGTTCGTCCACCAGGTGCTCAAGGAATGA
- a CDS encoding TMEM165/GDT1 family protein, which yields MEPLLIAATAYVAVLTAELIGDKMVFTAASLSARYRPAVVLAGLIPAQMLKMGVAVLAGDVIRHLPPLMVAAVSVCTFAATAAYLWPKEGAVPPTPAAAQPEPDGRRGVLLAFSAVFLAEWGDVGQLTAAALTARFHLPLLVWCAATAAMVTKSVLAVWLGFGLRRYVPRRTARVAAAVMCMVMAVLSAFNVR from the coding sequence ATGGAACCGCTCCTCATCGCCGCGACGGCGTACGTCGCCGTGCTCACCGCCGAGCTGATCGGCGACAAGATGGTGTTCACGGCGGCGTCGCTCTCGGCGCGCTACCGGCCGGCGGTCGTGCTGGCGGGGCTGATCCCCGCGCAGATGCTGAAGATGGGCGTGGCGGTGCTCGCGGGAGACGTGATCCGGCATCTTCCCCCACTGATGGTGGCCGCGGTCAGCGTCTGCACCTTCGCCGCGACGGCCGCGTACCTGTGGCCGAAGGAGGGCGCCGTCCCGCCGACGCCCGCCGCGGCGCAGCCCGAACCCGACGGGCGGCGCGGCGTGCTGCTGGCCTTCTCGGCGGTGTTCCTGGCCGAATGGGGCGACGTGGGCCAGCTGACCGCCGCGGCGCTCACCGCGCGCTTCCACCTGCCGCTGCTGGTCTGGTGCGCGGCCACCGCCGCGATGGTGACCAAGAGCGTGCTGGCCGTGTGGCTGGGGTTCGGGCTGCGGCGCTACGTCCCCCGGCGCACGGCACGCGTCGCCGCCGCCGTCATGTGCATGGTGATGGCGGTCCTCTCCGCGTTCAACGTGCGGTGA
- a CDS encoding alpha/beta hydrolase produces MSTITTRDGTEIYYKDWGEGPVVTFSHGWPLNADAWDAHMLFLTQNGFRTIAHDRRGHGRSTQASSGNDMDTYADDLETLFEALDLHGITMVGHSTGGGEVARYIGRHGTRRVAGAVLISAVPPIMARSPSNPEGLPMELFDGFRAGLARNRGQLYREFAALFYGTNRPGANISQPVLDQLWRLCMQTGLKSSYECVKAFSETDFTEDLKKFDVPTLVLHGEDDQVVPIDITARKTARLVTGAQAIFYPAAPHGITETHQDQLDADLLKFLRSLPSRGLPELTMAGAAVAG; encoded by the coding sequence ATGAGCACGATCACCACGAGGGACGGCACCGAGATCTATTACAAGGACTGGGGCGAGGGTCCGGTCGTGACGTTCTCGCACGGCTGGCCGCTGAACGCGGATGCGTGGGACGCGCACATGCTCTTCCTCACGCAGAATGGGTTCCGGACGATCGCGCATGACCGCCGCGGGCACGGGCGGTCCACCCAGGCCTCGAGCGGCAACGACATGGACACGTATGCCGACGACCTCGAGACCCTGTTCGAGGCGCTCGATCTCCACGGCATCACGATGGTCGGGCATTCGACGGGCGGCGGCGAAGTCGCCCGCTACATCGGCCGGCACGGCACCCGCCGCGTGGCCGGAGCCGTGCTCATCTCGGCCGTGCCGCCGATCATGGCGCGGAGCCCTTCCAACCCCGAGGGCCTGCCCATGGAGCTGTTCGACGGCTTCCGCGCCGGTCTCGCCCGCAATCGCGGCCAGCTCTACCGCGAGTTCGCGGCCCTGTTCTACGGCACGAACCGGCCCGGCGCGAACATCTCGCAACCGGTGCTCGACCAGTTGTGGCGGTTGTGCATGCAGACGGGCCTGAAGAGCTCCTACGAATGCGTCAAGGCATTCTCGGAGACGGATTTCACGGAAGACCTGAAGAAGTTCGACGTCCCCACGCTCGTGCTTCACGGGGAGGACGACCAGGTCGTGCCGATCGACATCACGGCACGGAAGACCGCCAGGCTGGTCACGGGTGCCCAGGCCATCTTCTATCCGGCCGCGCCGCACGGCATCACCGAGACCCACCAGGATCAGCTGGACGCGGACCTGCTGAAGTTCCTGCGGAGCTTGCCGTCCCGGGGGCTCCCCGAGTTGACGATGGCCGGCGCCGCGGTCGCCGGCTGA
- a CDS encoding DUF4126 domain-containing protein — protein sequence MDALSAAALGVVLAATAGLRAFLPVFSASLAAWMTDLPLPGNLAWLERPQTVLIFGVATLLEILGDKIPVVDHALDAVQVLTKPVLAVLAATPFLYQVAPEYSVAIGILLGAPLALGVHSAKATARLGSTATTAGVGNPLLSIAEDVAAVASIILGFLAPLLALVLMAVTIFFIVRLALRVRRRRRATMRAGS from the coding sequence ATGGATGCTCTTTCCGCCGCCGCGCTCGGCGTGGTGCTGGCGGCCACGGCGGGCCTGCGCGCCTTTCTCCCGGTGTTCAGCGCCAGCCTGGCCGCGTGGATGACGGATCTGCCGCTGCCCGGCAACCTCGCGTGGCTCGAAAGGCCGCAGACGGTGCTGATCTTCGGCGTGGCGACGCTGCTGGAGATCCTGGGCGACAAGATCCCCGTGGTCGACCACGCGCTGGACGCCGTGCAGGTGCTTACCAAGCCCGTGCTGGCGGTGCTGGCGGCGACTCCGTTCCTGTACCAGGTCGCACCCGAATACTCGGTCGCCATCGGCATTCTGCTGGGCGCGCCGCTGGCGCTGGGGGTACACTCGGCCAAGGCCACCGCGCGTCTGGGCAGCACGGCCACGACCGCCGGCGTGGGCAACCCGCTCCTCAGCATCGCGGAGGACGTGGCGGCCGTCGCGTCCATCATCCTCGGCTTCCTGGCGCCCCTGCTTGCGCTGGTGCTGATGGCGGTGACGATCTTTTTCATCGTGCGGCTGGCGTTGCGGGTGCGCCGGCGCCGCCGGGCGACCATGCGGGCGGGGAGCTGA